Proteins encoded within one genomic window of Terriglobales bacterium:
- a CDS encoding rhomboid family intramembrane serine protease: MAYRTYGGGGSRYYGTGGARGGGGGGGITLNFPPFYGAVKMLILINVAVYFGLLLIGLVAPTFEAAISDIGALVPRMVLHGAVWQVVTYAFLHGGLWHILGNMLQLWFFGSTIEGSWGKKQFYEFYFFCVIGAAITTIVVSYTGMFGVMPSTPTIGASGGVFGVLVAFAILFGDQQVYLFPFPVSLKAKYLVAILILINLAGALGAMRGARGELVAYAAHIGGALFGWMYLKFLPRKGLGFATSESYYGLRNSYYKWKRRRAAKKFEVYMRKHDRADYFDQYGNFKAPEEPKDKDNGESRGGWVN; this comes from the coding sequence TTGGCTTACCGAACATACGGCGGAGGCGGGAGCAGGTATTACGGCACAGGTGGTGCCCGTGGCGGCGGCGGTGGTGGAGGCATCACCCTGAATTTCCCGCCCTTCTACGGCGCGGTGAAGATGTTGATTCTCATCAACGTAGCCGTCTACTTCGGACTGCTCCTGATCGGCCTTGTAGCTCCGACGTTCGAAGCCGCAATAAGCGATATCGGCGCACTCGTTCCACGCATGGTTCTTCACGGAGCCGTGTGGCAGGTCGTCACTTACGCCTTCCTCCATGGTGGTTTGTGGCACATTCTCGGCAACATGCTTCAGCTATGGTTCTTCGGTTCCACCATTGAAGGCAGCTGGGGAAAGAAGCAGTTTTACGAGTTCTACTTCTTTTGTGTGATCGGCGCCGCGATCACCACCATCGTCGTCTCGTATACCGGTATGTTTGGCGTGATGCCGTCCACCCCAACGATCGGAGCCTCAGGCGGTGTCTTCGGCGTCCTCGTAGCTTTTGCCATTCTTTTTGGAGACCAGCAGGTCTACCTTTTCCCGTTCCCCGTTTCACTGAAGGCAAAGTATCTCGTCGCCATCCTCATTCTGATCAACCTCGCCGGGGCCCTCGGGGCTATGCGCGGAGCCCGTGGCGAACTCGTCGCCTACGCCGCTCACATCGGCGGCGCCCTCTTCGGCTGGATGTACTTGAAATTTCTGCCGCGCAAAGGACTTGGCTTCGCCACATCCGAGAGCTACTACGGATTGCGCAACTCTTATTACAAGTGGAAACGGCGTCGCGCCGCGAAGAAATTCGAAGTCTACATGCGCAAACACGACCGCGCCGACTACTTCGACCAGTACGGAAATTTCAAAGCCCCGGAAGAACCGAAGGACAAGGATAACGGCGAAAGCCGGGGTGGATGGGTCAACTAG
- a CDS encoding carboxypeptidase-like regulatory domain-containing protein, giving the protein MAMILASTFPALGQQQTEKKKKIAPYALIFGTVWGANGRPAYGVKVKIRRADQKKAKWELMSDHRGEFAQRVPAGKADYVVWADVKPPKGAKDWKKPETTVSIENEERVDIGLHLTE; this is encoded by the coding sequence TTGGCGATGATTCTTGCTTCCACTTTTCCAGCCCTAGGCCAACAACAGACCGAAAAAAAGAAGAAGATTGCGCCGTACGCCCTTATCTTTGGCACGGTATGGGGTGCAAATGGGCGACCAGCGTACGGGGTTAAGGTGAAGATCCGCCGGGCCGACCAGAAAAAGGCTAAATGGGAGTTGATGTCGGACCATCGGGGCGAATTCGCCCAAAGGGTCCCGGCAGGTAAGGCGGATTACGTAGTCTGGGCAGACGTAAAACCCCCAAAAGGCGCAAAAGACTGGAAAAAACCTGAAACTACCGTCAGTATTGAAAATGAGGAGCGGGTGGATATCGGCCTGCATCTAACAGAGTAG
- a CDS encoding PPOX class F420-dependent oxidoreductase, with protein sequence MDEGKLAQFRGQKYLNLETFKRNGEGIKTPVWFEISPEGTIYTYTMAHAWKVKRARNNPRVRVAPCDVRGNVFGTWVEGTARVLEPGDPEFAKGNKLLDQKYFLKRIFNWAAKLRGHKRAGIAITV encoded by the coding sequence ATGGACGAGGGGAAACTGGCGCAGTTTCGCGGGCAGAAGTATCTGAACCTGGAGACGTTCAAAAGAAACGGTGAAGGCATTAAGACGCCAGTATGGTTCGAGATTTCGCCCGAAGGGACCATTTACACGTACACGATGGCACACGCGTGGAAGGTGAAGCGGGCGAGGAACAATCCGCGAGTACGGGTCGCACCATGCGATGTGCGCGGAAATGTATTCGGCACGTGGGTGGAAGGGACTGCGCGGGTGCTCGAACCGGGAGATCCGGAGTTCGCAAAGGGTAACAAACTGCTGGACCAGAAGTATTTTCTGAAGCGCATCTTCAACTGGGCGGCAAAGCTACGTGGGCACAAGAGGGCGGGGATTGCGATTACGGTGTGA
- a CDS encoding carboxypeptidase-like regulatory domain-containing protein, with product MTRKLIALCAACMLLLVVSLPAMAQNTRSLQGQVVNGSESPIKGAVVYLKNTKTLAIRSFISDNSGNYRFTSLSPNVDYQVYAEFQGAKSDTKTLSSFDSRASATINLKVNSK from the coding sequence GTGACCAGGAAACTGATCGCTTTGTGTGCCGCGTGTATGTTGCTGCTGGTGGTGTCGTTGCCAGCGATGGCACAGAACACCCGTTCGCTCCAAGGTCAGGTCGTAAATGGGAGCGAGTCGCCGATTAAGGGCGCCGTGGTTTACCTGAAGAACACGAAGACGCTGGCGATTCGGAGCTTCATCTCCGACAACAGCGGAAATTACCGGTTTACCTCGCTGTCTCCCAACGTCGATTACCAGGTTTACGCTGAGTTCCAGGGCGCCAAGAGCGACACGAAGACGCTAAGCTCGTTCGACTCGCGCGCGTCGGCGACGATCAACCTGAAGGTGAATTCCAAATGA
- a CDS encoding phage holin family protein, whose translation MRMLVNWILSAIALLIVTYVVPGFEVSGIFPALLAAVVIGLFNATIGLFLKVVTFPLTVFTLGIFWFVVNAIVLKLAAAFVPGFTIYGFWPAFLGAIVLALINMLFRWLMPKKEED comes from the coding sequence ATGCGGATGTTAGTGAACTGGATTTTGAGTGCGATTGCGTTGCTGATCGTGACGTACGTCGTGCCGGGATTCGAGGTGAGCGGCATATTTCCGGCGTTGCTGGCTGCGGTGGTGATCGGACTGTTCAACGCGACCATCGGCCTGTTCCTGAAGGTGGTGACGTTTCCGCTGACGGTATTCACGCTCGGGATATTCTGGTTCGTGGTAAACGCGATCGTGCTGAAACTGGCGGCAGCGTTCGTGCCGGGCTTCACCATCTATGGATTCTGGCCGGCGTTCCTGGGGGCGATTGTTCTGGCGCTCATCAATATGCTATTCCGGTGGCTGATGCCGAAGAAGGAAGAAGATTAA
- a CDS encoding holo-[acyl-carrier-protein] synthase produces the protein MIVGTGVDIAEVERVAAAIERFGDRFLKRVFTDAEIQYCHSKHNKTERYAARFAAKEAALKALGTGLRMGISWREVEVTRLPGGRPTISFHGVAAQFAQKLGMKRAHLSLSHTEHLAIAYVILED, from the coding sequence ATGATAGTTGGCACCGGCGTTGATATAGCCGAGGTCGAGCGTGTAGCGGCGGCTATCGAGCGATTTGGCGACCGTTTCCTAAAACGGGTGTTTACCGACGCCGAAATTCAATACTGCCATTCCAAGCACAACAAGACGGAACGATATGCGGCGAGGTTTGCGGCGAAGGAAGCGGCGCTGAAGGCGCTCGGCACGGGCCTGCGAATGGGCATCTCATGGCGAGAAGTTGAGGTGACACGGTTGCCCGGCGGCCGCCCGACGATTTCCTTCCACGGCGTCGCCGCCCAGTTCGCGCAGAAACTGGGGATGAAGAGAGCGCATCTTTCACTGTCTCATACGGAACACCTCGCCATCGCATACGTGATCCTGGAGGACTAA